The following are encoded in a window of Labrus bergylta chromosome 16, fLabBer1.1, whole genome shotgun sequence genomic DNA:
- the gh1 gene encoding somatotropin, whose amino-acid sequence MEKVVLLLSMLSLGVSSQPITDVQRLFSIAVSRVQHLHLLAQRLISDFESSLQTEEQRQLNKIFLQDSCNSDYIISPIDKHETQRSSVLKLLSISYRLVECWEFPSRSLSGGSAPRNQISRSLTELKRGIVLLITANQDGAEFFPESSPLQLAPYGNFYQGLGADESLRRTYELLACFKKDMHKVETYLTVAKCRLSPEANCTL is encoded by the exons ATGGAAAAAG TGGTCCTCCTGCTGTCCATGTTGTCTCTAGGCGTCTcctctcagccaatcacagacgTCCAACGTTTGTTCTCCATTGCTGTCAGCAGAGTCCAACACCTTCACCTGCTTGCTCAGAGACTCATCTCTGACTTT GAGAGCTCACTGCAGACCGAAGAGCAACGTCAACTCAACAAAATCTTCCTACAGGATTCTTGTAACTCTGATTACATCATCAGCCCCATCGACAAGCATGAGACGCAGCGAAGCTCT GTTCTGAAGCTGTTGTCCATCTCCTATCGTTTGGTTGAGTGCTGGGAGTTTCCCAGTCGTTCTCTGTCTGGAGGTTCTGCTCCAAGGAACCAGATTTCCCGCTCGTTAACTGAATTGAAGAGAGGAATCGTGCTGCTTATCACg GCCAATCAGGACGGAGCAGAATTCTTCCCTGAAAGCTCCCCGCTTCAGCTGGCTCCTTACGGAAACTTTTATCAAGGTCTGGGAGCTGACGAATCGCTGCGACGGACCTACGAACTGCTGGCCTGTTTCAAGAAAGACATGCACAAG GTGGAGACCTACCTGACCGTGGCAAAATGTCGACTCTCTCCAGAAGCAAACTGCACCTTGTAG